Proteins encoded together in one Telopea speciosissima isolate NSW1024214 ecotype Mountain lineage chromosome 6, Tspe_v1, whole genome shotgun sequence window:
- the LOC122665330 gene encoding MDIS1-interacting receptor like kinase 2-like has protein sequence MHGLTNIRHQSIVRLYGFCSHPRCMFLVYEYMEKGSLANILSNHAEVVELDWMKRVNVIKSVANALSYLHHDCFSPIIHRDISSKTILLDLELEARVSDFGIARLLKPDSSNWTSPKGTHGYIAPELAYTMVLTDKCDVYSFGVLTLEIIMGRHPGELMSSLTSPVGQKMLLRDMLDPRLTFPSDQKVAKDVVSVVRIAIACLCSHPQSHPAMHQVSKELLGLRPSFVEHIYTITIGDLNDIEVQYL, from the exons ATGCATGGATTAACAAATATAAGGCATCAGAGCATTGTCAGACTTTATGGGTTCTGCTCTCATCCACGATGCATGTTTCTTGTTTACGAGTACATGGAAAAAGGAAGCTTAGCAAATATCTTGAGCAATCACGCAGAGGTTGTGGAGTTAGATTGGATGAAAAGAGTAAATGTCATCAAAAGTGTGGCCAATGCTTTGTCTTACTTGCATCATGATTGTTTTTCACCAATAATTCATCGGGATATTTCAAGCAAAACTATATTGTTGGACTTGGAACTTGAGGCTCgtgtatctgattttggtattGCAAGACTGTTAAAACCAGACTCATCTAATTGGACATCACCCAAAGGAACTCATGGATATATTGCTCCAG AA CTTGCCTACACCATGGTTTTAACTGATAAATGTGATGTATATAGTTTTGGAGTATTGACACTGGAAATAATTATGGGAAGGCATCCAGGGGAGCTCATGTCATCTCTAACGTCACCAGTTGGCCAAAAGATGCTATTAAGGGACATGTTAGACCCACGTCTCACCTTTCCATCAGATCAAAAGGTTGCAAAGGATGTGGTTTCTGTTGTGAGAATAGCAATTGCATGTTTATGTAGTCACCCACAATCCCACCCAGCTATGCATCAAGTATCAAAAGAGCTACTTGGTCTCCGACCATCATTTGTGGAGCATATTTATACAATTACTATAGGTGACTTAAATGACATTGAAGTACAATACTTGTGA
- the LOC122665714 gene encoding probable leucine-rich repeat receptor-like protein kinase At1g35710 translates to MAYYSITTPSFLLFFFPTLVAFLWSLLFFSSSVAAYATTTGVVSLQLSSSEAEPLLKWKASLQNYSVAALGSWKLTTSSPTANSTSTNATSSSCKWFGPIPDHIGSFSKLTHLDLSNNNLSSILRPTLSNLSNLLFLHLYSNQLGGPIPSEIGNLDNLVNWALNNNELNGPIPHSLANLSRLEKLNLSVNQLSGLRPSEIGDMENLVVLDLSENKLSSPIPHSLTNLSKLELLYLFENQLSGPLPSNIGDMENLVVLPQYRNKLSSPIPHSLANLSRLEKLYLYVNQLSGPLPSEIEDTENLVELDLSENKLSCPIPHSLTNLSKLELLHLFENQLSGPLPSEIGDTKNLVDLEISQNKLSGQIPHSLANLSKLEILYVHDNQLSGPPPSEIGDMENLVDLALKQNNLCGPIPHSLANLSTLEELYLYGNHLSGPIPQDLGSQASILVIDLSNNLLSRSLPQQICQGRSLQKLTIDNNSLMGPIPDLRNYTKLSPNWGECKNLSVLKISGNNISGKIPSEVGPLTRLGELDLSFNKLAGEIPKELSSLSDLLSLYLNDNQISGHVPVEIGKLINLEHLDLSSNMPTGSIPAQLGHCSTSLSLNLSCNSLNGSIPSQIGDLVFLQTQLDLSHNSISGLIPTQLAKLVMLEILNLSHNIFTGSIPLSLEDMISLVSLDLSYNQLEGVVPNNRVFRHAASPQAFRANKGLCGELQALLPCNRSRTNKGYSKNGHKVLISIIASLIGTVFLAFGIIVVLFLLQKKMKKGNVEATRRNHGNIFSIWNFDGKIAYEDIIQATEDFDAKYCIGAGTYGSVYKAVLPTGHVVALKKFHPFDSEVVVDESFGN, encoded by the exons ATGGCTTACTACTCCATCACCACTCCTTCCTTCCTGttattcttctttccaactCTTGTAGCGTTTCTTTGGtcgcttctcttcttctcttcttcagttGCTGCTTATGCAACTACAACTGGGGTCGTCTCTCTTCAGTTGTCATCAAGTGAAGCAGAACCTCTCCTCAAATGGAAAGCCAGCCTTCAAAACTACTCCGTTGCTGCTCTCGGTTCTTGGAAGCTTACTACATCGTCACCAACTGCCAATTCCACCAGTACTAATGCCACTTCATCATCATGCAAGTGGTTCG GACCCATACCCGATCATATTGGTAGTTTCTCCAAACTCACCCACCTCGATCTCTCCAATAATAATCTTTCCAGCATTCTACGTCCCACCTTGAGTAATTTAAGTAACCTTCTATTTCTACACCTGTATTCCAATCAACTCGGTGGTCCAATACCATCAGAAATAGGAAATCTAGACAATCTGGTTAACTGGGCACTAAACAACAATGAGCTCAATGGTCCAATCCCTCACTCTCTGGCTAATTTAAGTAGACTAGAGAAACTCAATTTGTCTGTGAATCAATTATCTGGTCTGCGGCCTTCAGAAATTGGAGATATGGAAAATCTGGTTGTGTTGGACCTATCTGAAAATAAACTCAGCAGTCCAATCCCTCACTCTCTGACTAATTTAAGTAAACTAGAGCTTCTCTATTTGTTTGAAAATCAATTATCTGGTCCATTGCCTTCAAATATTGGAGATatggaaaatcttgttgtcTTGCCGCAATATCGAAACAAACTCAGCAGTCCAATCCCTCACTCTCTGGCTAATTTAAGTAGACTAGAAAAACTCTATTTGTATGTGAATCAATTATCTGGTCCGCTACCTTCAGAAATTGAAGATACGGAAAATCTGGTTGAGTTGGACCTATCTGAAAACAAACTCAGCTGTCCAATCCCTCACTCTCTGACTAATTTAAGTAAACTAGAGCTTCTCCATTTGTTTGAAAATCAATTATCTGGTCCGCTGCCTTCAGAAATTGGAGACACGAAAAATCTGGTTGACTTGGAGATTTCTCAAAACAAACTTAGCGGTCAAATCCCTCATTCTCTAGCTAACTTAAGTAAGCTAGAGATCCTCTATGTGCATGATAATCAATTATCTGGTCCGCCGCCTTCCGAAATTGGAGATATGGAAAATCTTGTTGACTTGGCGCTAAAGCAAAACAATCTCTGCGGTCCAATCCCTCATTCTCTGGCTAATTTAAGCACACTAGAGGAGCTCTACTTGTATGGGAATCATTTATCTGGTCCCATACCTCAAGACTTAGGTAGCCAAGCATCCATTCTAGTAATCGACTTGTCTAACAATCTCTTATCTAGAAGCTTACCACAACAAATATGCCAAGGACGATCACTTCAAAAATTAACGATTGACAACAATAGTCTCATGGGTCCTATTCCAGATTTGAGAAATTACACAA AGCTATCACCAAATTGGGGAGAATGTAAGAATTTGTCAGTGCTAAAGATTTCTGGAAACAATATTAGTGGGAAGATACCATCTGAGGTTGGTCCGTTAACTCGACTTGGAGAACTTGACCTTTCTTTCAACAAACTTGCTGGAGAAATACCAAAGGAACTCAGTAGCTTATCCGATTTGCTCAGCTTATATTTAAATGACAACCAGATTTCAGGGCATGTACCAGTGGAAATCGGCAAATTAATCAATTTGGAGCATCTAGACCTATCATCAAACATGCCAACTGGATCAATCCCCGCACAACTTGGCCATTGCTCAACATCATTGTCATTAAATTTGAGCTGTAATTCATTGAATGGAAGCATTCCATCTCAAATTGGTGATCTAGTATTCCTACAAACTCAATTGGACCTTAGTCATAACTCAATCAGTGGACTGATACCAACACAGCTTGCAAAGTTAGTGATGTTGGAAATTTTGAATCTATCTCACAATATATTCACAGGTTCCATCCCCCTTTCTCTTGAAGATATGATTAGCTTAGTATCTCTTGATTTGTCCTATAATCAGTTGGAGGGTGTTGTTCCTAACAATAGGGTTTTCAGACATGCTGCTTCACCACAAGCATTTAGAGCCAACAAAGGGTTATGTGGTGAACTTCAAGCTCTACTTCCCTGCAATCGATCTCGTACAAATAAGGGATATAGTAAAAATGGACACAAAGTCCTCATATCCATCATTGCTTCTTTGATAGGAACTGTGTTCCTTGCATTTGGAATCATTGTTGTCCTTTTtctcttgcaaaaaaaaatgaaaaaaggaaatGTAGAAGCAACAAGAAGAAACCATGGCAATATATTTTCAATTTGGAATTTCGACGGCAAGATTGCTTATGAGGACATAATTCAAGCAACAGAGGATTTTGATGCCAAATATTGCATTGGGGCAGGAACTTATGGGAGTGTTTACAAAGCAGTCCTACCTACAGGCCATGTAGTAGCCTTGAAGAAGTTCCATCCATTCGACAGTGAGGTAGTAGTTGATGAAAGCTTTGGGAAT